One Elaeis guineensis isolate ETL-2024a chromosome 10, EG11, whole genome shotgun sequence genomic window carries:
- the LOC105033832 gene encoding UDP-glucuronic acid decarboxylase 6: MAKESSNGVSKPPPMPSPLRNSKFFQSNMRILVTGGAGFIGSHLVDKLMENEKNEVIVADNFFTGSKDNLRKWIGHPRFELIRHDVTEPLLVEVDQIYHLACPASPIFYKYNPVKTIKTNVIGTLNMLGLAKRVGARILLTSTSEVYGDPLEHPQKEEYWGNVNPIGVRSCYDEGKRVAETLMFDYHRQHGIEIRIARIFNTYGPRMNIDDGRVVSNFIAQALRGESLTVQAPGTQTRSFCYVSDMVDGLIRLMEGDNTGPINLGNPGEFTMMELAETVKELIDPTVPVKIVENTPDDPRQRKPDITKAKELLGWEPKIILRQGLPLMEKDFRLRLGVPKKA; the protein is encoded by the exons ATGGCGAAGGAATCTTCCAACGGGGTGTCAAAGCCGCCTCCGATGCCTTCCCCACTGCGGAATTCCAAATTTTTTCAG TCCAATATGCGAATCTTGGTAACGGGGGGCGCTGGATTCATTGGGTCTCATCTGGTGGACAAGTTGATGGAGAATGAAAAGAACGAG GTAATTGTTGCTGACAACTTTTTCACTGGTTCAAAGGACAATCTTAGAAAATGGATTGGCCATCCAAGATTTGAGCTAATTCGACATG ATGTCACAGAGCCATTGCTGGTAGAggttgatcaaatctatcatcttGCTTGCCCTGCCTCTCCAATTTTCTACAAATACAACCCTGTGAAG ACGATAAAGACAAATGTGATTGGCACACTAAACATGTTGGGACTTGCAAAGCGGGTTGGAGCGAG GATTTTGCTGACCTCAACCTCAGAGGTTTATGGTGATCCTCTTGAGCATCCTCAGAAGGAGGAGTACTGGGGAAATGTCAACCCAATTG GAGTCAGGAGTTGCTATGATGAGGGCAAGCGTGTGGCAGAGACTTTAATGTTTGACTATCATAGGCAGCATGGCATAG AGATTCGTATTGCTAGAATTTTTAACACATATGGACCACGCATGAACATCGATGATGGTCGTGTTGTCAGTAACTTTATAGCTCAGGCGCTTCG GGGTGAGTCCTTAACAGTTCAAGCACCTGGAACACAAACTCGAAGTTTCTGTTATGTTTCTGATATG GTTGATGGACTTATTAGGCTGATGGAAGGAGATAACACAGGCCCTATCAACTTAGGAAACCCTG GAGAATTTACGATGATGGAACTTGCTGAAACTGTTAAGGAG TTAATCGATCCCACGGTGCCTGTGAAAATAGTGGAGAATACACCTGATGATCCTCGCCAAAGGAAGCCAGACATCACAAAAGCCAAGGAGTTACTAGGATGGGAGCCCAAGATTATACTGCGGCAGGGCCTTCCTCTCATGGAAAAGGACTTCCGACTGCGTCTTGGCGTGCccaaaaaagcataa